The following nucleotide sequence is from Methylotenera sp. G11.
TGGTCGCTCATAATCAAATAAACTTTAACCTAAGACCAAGCAAAAGGATTGAAAGAAGACTCATAGCAGATAAATTAGCCTCTATTTATAGGTTTGATGATCCAGCACGCTATGGTTATATAGGTATGGGTTCTGTTTACTTCACCGACTTTGCACTATTCCATAAATTGTTTGGTATAAATGAAATGGTAAGTATTGAAGAGCATGCCCCTAGTATTGCCAGATGTGATTTCAACAAACCTTATGGCTGTATTACAGTGGCTGAAGGTACAACAAATGCAGTGCTACCTACTTTAAATCTATTCAATACAAATCCGGTCATTTGTTGGCTAGATTATTATTCTTATTTAACGACATCAATTCTGGCCGATATAGAGACTTTTGTTCGCAAAGCGAAAATAGGCAGTTTTTTGGTTATTACATTGAACTCTGCATTGTTAAATGCAGCAGAAAAAATTGAAGATTTTTTTGCTGGGTTGCCAGCTGAGTATAGCTCCAAACGTTACAAAAAAGAGGTGGTTTCAATAGCAGGTCTTCAAAATGTAATGCTGAGGATTATAGAATCGCGATTGGAAAGTACTCTAGCAGACATCAATATTGGAGCCACCAACAGCAATAAAAAACAGCTTTTGCGAATGATTGATATAGCTTACAAAGACAATGCTCAAATGATTACATTTGGTTGGATTCTTGCAAATAATAAAATAAAAAGGGCTCTGCGCGCTGAACCATCAATGGTACAAAACTTTATGCCAAAAAGAATAGAGTTACACGCCCCAGCACTAACGTTCAAAGAAGTAAACCACCTTAAGGCACTTCTACCATTGTCGTTGACACAAGCAGAATACGAAGCTAAGTCGAAACCTGTGCGTCCAGTAGACGCACATCGGTTTGCAGAATTTTACAGGTTCTATCCCCAATTCGCAGATGTTGAGGAATAAGCATTATTAAATGCTAATACGAGTAGTGGTTAATACGCATAGGTATCAAACCAAATATATTCAAAAAATTTGCAAAAAAATTAGAGATACTGAGCTTATAGTTTCCAACATATTTAAATTACCGCCAGAAGTAGCATTTGCAGTTGGTGGTACTTACGAAAGAATCGTTAGAGCAAGTAAACGAGCAATCACCAATCATTTTGTTACTTCCCTGCATAATCAAATCTCTAATTATTTAGGGAATTATCTCATCTAGCTTTCACACAAATTTATTTTGTCAAATTTAGCCGCTGAATAAGCGGCTTTTTCATTTCTGCAATCCACATCAGTAACTTCAAGTTCATGGTTTTGAACTTGAAGTTACAAATTAACTTTAAGTTTCAATGACTTAATCAATAATTAACTGTTGCATATTCCCTGTAATTGGTTTATTAGTAATTGTTTCGACAAAAGTTGCGCGATTAAAAATCCATGCTAACTTGATTTTCAGATGGCCCAGGGCGGAATCTTGTTTTGGGTTATTTGAACAGTAGGCAGTGTTGTATAGCTGCCATTTTCAGAAAGGAAATATCGAAGAAAAGAAGCTTACTGAGTGAAGCAGCCTGGATATTCAGGCTGCAGAAATGCAAAAGACCCAAGCGGAACGCATTGAGTCTCTCGAATGTTACTTAATAGCTAGCGACCAACTAGTTAAGTACATTCTACGACAACTGTGTGTTTTGTCAAATTTCCAGACGATAGTCTTGGCACCTTTGCGCCCCAACTTTCTCATCGGTAAAAAATGCCGATAAGTCAGACAGGACTCGCTACGCCCAAATTTCTACGACTCCTTAAATCAAGTTAGTTATCAGGAGCATGAAATGTTTAATCCAAATGAATTAGAAGCGTATTACCAGCAACACAACATCAGTTATGAAGCGCAAGGCATCATTAACCACATACGCACTTCAGATCCATCACGACGCACCGCAAGTGGCATGTACAACGTAGCATGCCGCTATCCCAGCAAGAAAATGAAATGCACCATCCAGGCAGAAAGCCATAACAATGAGCTGGCTGCCCTGTATCTATGGGATCACGACTGCGTTACCCATGAGTTTTACGATCAGCCACCAAAAATAAAACTGAGCT
It contains:
- a CDS encoding O-methyltransferase; this encodes MVAHNQINFNLRPSKRIERRLIADKLASIYRFDDPARYGYIGMGSVYFTDFALFHKLFGINEMVSIEEHAPSIARCDFNKPYGCITVAEGTTNAVLPTLNLFNTNPVICWLDYYSYLTTSILADIETFVRKAKIGSFLVITLNSALLNAAEKIEDFFAGLPAEYSSKRYKKEVVSIAGLQNVMLRIIESRLESTLADINIGATNSNKKQLLRMIDIAYKDNAQMITFGWILANNKIKRALRAEPSMVQNFMPKRIELHAPALTFKEVNHLKALLPLSLTQAEYEAKSKPVRPVDAHRFAEFYRFYPQFADVEE